A genomic region of Rhizobium sp. NXC24 contains the following coding sequences:
- the grpE gene encoding nucleotide exchange factor GrpE, with the protein MTDETTKTGPDATATDNPAGFAQEAAEAADAAQPSQPDPVELLRAENSDLRDRYLRLAAEMDNLRRRTERDVKDAKSYSVASFARDMLAVSDNLRRTLEAIPAEALAEADAGLKTLIEGVEMTERSMLSALERHGVRQIEPVGQKFDPNFHQAMFEVPNTEVPNNTVVQVVQAGFVIGERVLRPAMVGVAKGGPKVAEISEPGANSPFDEKDA; encoded by the coding sequence ATGACCGACGAAACAACGAAAACCGGACCTGACGCCACGGCGACTGATAATCCCGCGGGCTTTGCGCAGGAGGCTGCGGAAGCCGCGGATGCGGCCCAGCCTTCGCAGCCGGATCCGGTCGAGCTGCTTAGGGCCGAAAATAGCGATCTGCGCGACCGCTATCTGCGCCTTGCCGCCGAGATGGACAATTTGCGCCGTCGCACCGAGCGTGACGTCAAGGACGCCAAGTCCTATTCCGTCGCCAGCTTCGCCCGCGACATGCTTGCCGTGTCGGATAATCTGCGCCGCACGCTGGAAGCCATTCCGGCGGAAGCCCTCGCCGAAGCCGATGCTGGCCTGAAGACGCTGATCGAAGGCGTGGAGATGACCGAGCGCTCTATGCTGTCGGCCTTGGAGCGCCACGGTGTCCGCCAGATCGAGCCGGTCGGCCAGAAGTTCGATCCCAACTTCCATCAGGCGATGTTCGAGGTGCCGAACACCGAAGTGCCGAACAATACGGTCGTTCAGGTGGTGCAGGCCGGCTTCGTCATCGGCGAGCGCGTTCTGCGCCCAGCTATGGTCGGCGTCGCCAAGGGCGGCCCGAAGGTTGCCGAGATTTCCGAGCCGGGCGCCAACAGCCCGTTCGATGAAAAAGACGCTTGA